From one Solanum stenotomum isolate F172 chromosome 12, ASM1918654v1, whole genome shotgun sequence genomic stretch:
- the LOC125848224 gene encoding heavy metal-associated isoprenylated plant protein 26 isoform X1, giving the protein MGFLDHLSELCEFHRGTSRRKLSKLRRNQLETVEIRVKMDCEGCERRVRKSVEGMRGVTKVEVEPKKHKLTVIGYVDPDKVLRRVRHRTGKKAEFWPYVPYDLVDHPYVRGVYDKKAPAGYVRNVYDNPQASNLARASSTEVNYITAFSDENPQACMIM; this is encoded by the exons ATGGGTTTTCTAGATCATCTTTCTGAGCTCTGTGAATTCCATCGAGGCACTAGCAGAAGGAAGCTCAGCAAACTTAGGAGAAATCAACTTGAG ACAGTTGAAATAAGAGTGAAAATGGACTGCGAAGGGTGCGAAAGGAGGGTGAGGAAGTCGGTAGAAGGGATGCGAGGGGTGACGAAAGTAGAAGTGGAGCCAAAGAAGCACAAGCTGACAGTTATTGGTTATGTTGATCCAGATAAAGTATTGCGACGAGTAAGACATCGTACGGGAAAGAAGGCTGAATTTTGGCCATACGTTCCTTACGATCTGGTGGATCATCCTTACGTGCGGGGCGTGTATGATAAGAAGGCTCCGGCAGGATACGTCCGCAACGTCTATGATAACCCGCAGGCTTCGAACCTGGCGAGGGCGAGTTCTACTGAAGTCAACTATATTACTGCCTTTAGTGATGAAAATCCTCAAGCGTGCatgattatgtga
- the LOC125848224 gene encoding heavy metal-associated isoprenylated plant protein 26 isoform X2, translating into MDCEGCERRVRKSVEGMRGVTKVEVEPKKHKLTVIGYVDPDKVLRRVRHRTGKKAEFWPYVPYDLVDHPYVRGVYDKKAPAGYVRNVYDNPQASNLARASSTEVNYITAFSDENPQACMIM; encoded by the coding sequence ATGGACTGCGAAGGGTGCGAAAGGAGGGTGAGGAAGTCGGTAGAAGGGATGCGAGGGGTGACGAAAGTAGAAGTGGAGCCAAAGAAGCACAAGCTGACAGTTATTGGTTATGTTGATCCAGATAAAGTATTGCGACGAGTAAGACATCGTACGGGAAAGAAGGCTGAATTTTGGCCATACGTTCCTTACGATCTGGTGGATCATCCTTACGTGCGGGGCGTGTATGATAAGAAGGCTCCGGCAGGATACGTCCGCAACGTCTATGATAACCCGCAGGCTTCGAACCTGGCGAGGGCGAGTTCTACTGAAGTCAACTATATTACTGCCTTTAGTGATGAAAATCCTCAAGCGTGCatgattatgtga